The Glycine max cultivar Williams 82 chromosome 12, Glycine_max_v4.0, whole genome shotgun sequence genome window below encodes:
- the LOC100819131 gene encoding B-box zinc finger protein 22 isoform X3: MKIQCNVCEAAEAKVLCCADEAGLCWECDEKVHAANKLASKHQRVPLSTSSSHMPKCDICQEALGYFFCLEDRALLCRKCDVAIHTANAYVSGHQRFLLTGVRVGLEATDPGASSTSLKSDSGEKVSDSSVSRKVSTAPQPSNYNEVLPAEVGGVGEFPSAKVSFGGGSTAGNISQWTIDEFIGLNEFSQNYDYMEGSSRADGGKLGDSDSPVLRSGEEEMEEEDDYLERVPDSSWTVPQIPSPPTSSGLCWPKDHTNLYGSSDSVLFVPDISFSHLQQSQISIFLRRRRQL, translated from the exons ATGAAGATTCAGTGTAACGTGTGTGAGGCTGCGGAGGCCAAGGTTCTTTGTTGTGCTGATGAGGCTGGGCTGTGTTGGGAGTGTGATGAGAAGGTTCATGCGGCTAACAAGCTTGCCAGCAAGCACCAGAGAGTGCCTCTTTCTACCTCTTCCTCTCATATGCCTAAATGTGACATTTGTCAG GAAGCATTAGGCTATTTTTTCTGTCTAGAAGATCGGGCTCTGCTCTGCAGAAAATGTGATGTGGCAATACACACTGCAAATGCTTATGTCTCTGGTCATCAGAGGTTTCTTCTAACTGGTGTAAGAGTAGGCCTTGAAGCTACAGACCCTGGTGCTTCCTCAACTTCTTTGAAGTCAGATTCTGGGGAGAAAGTTTCAGATTCTTCTGTCTCTAGAAAGGTTTCCACAGCGCCCCAGCCATCAAATTATAATGAAGTGTTACCCGCTGAAGTTGGAGGAGTTGGGGAGTTTCCATCAGCCAAGGTGTCCTTTGGTGGTGGTTCCACAGCTGGAAATATCTCACAGTGGACTATTGATGAATTTATTGGCTTAAACGAGTTCAGTCAGAATTATGATTACATGGAAGGATCATCAAGG GCTGACGGTGGTAAGCTTGGGGATTCTGATTCTCCTGTTTTAAGATCTGGTGAAGAGGAAATGGAGGAGGAGGATGACTATTTGGAACGCGTTCCAGATTCGTCGTGGACAGTCCCGCAGATCCCTTCCCCACCTACTTCTTCTGGGTTATGCTGGCCAAAAGACCATACTAATCTGTATGGTTCATCTGATAGTGTTCTGTTTGTTCCTGACATAAGCTTCTCTCACCTGCAACAATCTCAGATTAGTATTTTTTTGAGACGCCGGAGGCAGCTTTAA
- the LOC100819131 gene encoding B-box zinc finger protein 22 isoform X1, translated as MNLVAAKNILHFFLLSLLRHFLNPAPLLRGAPNLFFSFFSLSQFQTVDLDTLLEKEVFFEGKEGIFCVGGWNPEFGLVGVERMKIQCNVCEAAEAKVLCCADEAGLCWECDEKVHAANKLASKHQRVPLSTSSSHMPKCDICQEALGYFFCLEDRALLCRKCDVAIHTANAYVSGHQRFLLTGVRVGLEATDPGASSTSLKSDSGEKVSDSSVSRKVSTAPQPSNYNEVLPAEVGGVGEFPSAKVSFGGGSTAGNISQWTIDEFIGLNEFSQNYDYMEGSSRADGGKLGDSDSPVLRSGEEEMEEEDDYLERVPDSSWTVPQIPSPPTSSGLCWPKDHTNLYGSSDSVLFVPDISFSHLQQSQISIFLRRRRQL; from the exons ATGAACCTCGTGGCCGCAAAAAAtatccttcatttttttcttctttctcttctccgCCACTTCTTAAACCCTGCTCCTCTGCTTCGTGGTGCCCcaaacctcttcttctctttcttttccctcTCTCAATTCCAA ACAGTAGATTTAGACACCCTTTTGGAAAAGGAAGTGTTTTTTGAGGGAAAGGAGGGAATTTTTTGTGTGGGAGGGTGGAACCCGGAATTCGGTTTGGTTGGGGTAGAGAGGATGAAGATTCAGTGTAACGTGTGTGAGGCTGCGGAGGCCAAGGTTCTTTGTTGTGCTGATGAGGCTGGGCTGTGTTGGGAGTGTGATGAGAAGGTTCATGCGGCTAACAAGCTTGCCAGCAAGCACCAGAGAGTGCCTCTTTCTACCTCTTCCTCTCATATGCCTAAATGTGACATTTGTCAG GAAGCATTAGGCTATTTTTTCTGTCTAGAAGATCGGGCTCTGCTCTGCAGAAAATGTGATGTGGCAATACACACTGCAAATGCTTATGTCTCTGGTCATCAGAGGTTTCTTCTAACTGGTGTAAGAGTAGGCCTTGAAGCTACAGACCCTGGTGCTTCCTCAACTTCTTTGAAGTCAGATTCTGGGGAGAAAGTTTCAGATTCTTCTGTCTCTAGAAAGGTTTCCACAGCGCCCCAGCCATCAAATTATAATGAAGTGTTACCCGCTGAAGTTGGAGGAGTTGGGGAGTTTCCATCAGCCAAGGTGTCCTTTGGTGGTGGTTCCACAGCTGGAAATATCTCACAGTGGACTATTGATGAATTTATTGGCTTAAACGAGTTCAGTCAGAATTATGATTACATGGAAGGATCATCAAGG GCTGACGGTGGTAAGCTTGGGGATTCTGATTCTCCTGTTTTAAGATCTGGTGAAGAGGAAATGGAGGAGGAGGATGACTATTTGGAACGCGTTCCAGATTCGTCGTGGACAGTCCCGCAGATCCCTTCCCCACCTACTTCTTCTGGGTTATGCTGGCCAAAAGACCATACTAATCTGTATGGTTCATCTGATAGTGTTCTGTTTGTTCCTGACATAAGCTTCTCTCACCTGCAACAATCTCAGATTAGTATTTTTTTGAGACGCCGGAGGCAGCTTTAA
- the LOC100819131 gene encoding B-box zinc finger protein 22 isoform X2, translating into MNLVAAKNILHFFLLSLLRHFLNPAPLLRGAPNLFFSFFSLSQFQTVDLDTLLEKEVFFEGKEGIFCVGGWNPEFGLVGVERMKIQCNVCEAAEAKVLCCADEAGLCWECDEKVHAANKLASKHQRVPLSTSSSHMPKCDICQEALGYFFCLEDRALLCRKCDVAIHTANAYVSGHQRFLLTGVRVGLEATDPGASSTSLKSDSGEKVSDSSVSRKVSTAPQPSNYNEVLPAEVGGVGEFPSAKVSFGGGSTAGNISQWTIDEFIGLNEFSQNYDYMEGSSRSSDSSFVIDCVY; encoded by the exons ATGAACCTCGTGGCCGCAAAAAAtatccttcatttttttcttctttctcttctccgCCACTTCTTAAACCCTGCTCCTCTGCTTCGTGGTGCCCcaaacctcttcttctctttcttttccctcTCTCAATTCCAA ACAGTAGATTTAGACACCCTTTTGGAAAAGGAAGTGTTTTTTGAGGGAAAGGAGGGAATTTTTTGTGTGGGAGGGTGGAACCCGGAATTCGGTTTGGTTGGGGTAGAGAGGATGAAGATTCAGTGTAACGTGTGTGAGGCTGCGGAGGCCAAGGTTCTTTGTTGTGCTGATGAGGCTGGGCTGTGTTGGGAGTGTGATGAGAAGGTTCATGCGGCTAACAAGCTTGCCAGCAAGCACCAGAGAGTGCCTCTTTCTACCTCTTCCTCTCATATGCCTAAATGTGACATTTGTCAG GAAGCATTAGGCTATTTTTTCTGTCTAGAAGATCGGGCTCTGCTCTGCAGAAAATGTGATGTGGCAATACACACTGCAAATGCTTATGTCTCTGGTCATCAGAGGTTTCTTCTAACTGGTGTAAGAGTAGGCCTTGAAGCTACAGACCCTGGTGCTTCCTCAACTTCTTTGAAGTCAGATTCTGGGGAGAAAGTTTCAGATTCTTCTGTCTCTAGAAAGGTTTCCACAGCGCCCCAGCCATCAAATTATAATGAAGTGTTACCCGCTGAAGTTGGAGGAGTTGGGGAGTTTCCATCAGCCAAGGTGTCCTTTGGTGGTGGTTCCACAGCTGGAAATATCTCACAGTGGACTATTGATGAATTTATTGGCTTAAACGAGTTCAGTCAGAATTATGATTACATGGAAGGATCATCAAGG AGTTCAGATTCATCTTTTGTCATAGATTGTGTATACTAG
- the LOC100788107 gene encoding NADH kinase isoform X1, with translation MMLKRLLLLLKPITVFSPPSHTNPQILQFLENRRKVHHDAINFCQAILQKKSIEWKAVHRNNLSQPINDVDLVITLGGDGTLLQASHLMDDKIPVLGVNSDPTQIDEVEEFGSEFDARRSTGHLCAAIVENFEQVLDGILEGQIVPSELTRIVMSVNALHLPTFALNDILISHPCPASLSRFSFRIKEGDQPCSPLVNCRSSGLRVSTATGSTAAMQSAGGFPMPILSQDLQYMVREPISPGATSDHMHGLIKPDQTIVATWTCRKGVIYIDGSHINYTIKAGDIIEISSKAPVLKVLLPHQL, from the exons ATGATGCTAAAGAGACTGTTACTGCTACTAAAACCCATAACTGTATTTTCACCACCTTCCCACACCAACCCTCAG ATCTTACAGTTCTTGGAGAATAGGAGAAAGGTGCACCATGATGCAATAAACTTTTGTCAAGCCATTCTGCAAAAAAAGTCAATTGAATGGAAAGCTGTGCACCGTAACAATTTGTCACAGCCCATCAATGATGTTGACCTAGTTATTACACTTGGTGGCGATGGAACTCTTCTGCAGGCCAGCCATTTAATGGATGACAAAATTCCTGTTCTTGGAGTGAATTCTGACCCTACACAAATTGATGAG GTGGAAGAGTTCGGCAGTGAATTTGATGCTCGCAGAAGCACGGGCCATCTTTGTGCTGCTATTGTTGAAAACTTTGAACAA GTTTTAGATGGTATACTTGAAGGTCAAATTGTTCCTTCCGAACTAACAAGGATTGTGATGTCTGTTAATGCACTACACTTGCCAACTTTTGCTCTCAATGATATCTTAATTTCACATCCATGTCCTGCTTCACTTTCTAGGTTCTCCTTCAG AATCAAAGAGGGTGACCAGCCATGTTCTCCTCTAGTTAACTGCAGATCAAGTGGTCTAAGAGTTTCAACAGCTACTGGTTCAACTGCTGCAATGCAATCGGCAGGTGGATTTCCAATGCCCATTTTATCCCAGGATCTCCAATACATGGTAAGAGAACCTATTTCACCGGGGGCAACCTCAGACCATATGCATGGGTTGATCAAACCTGACCAGACAATAGTCGCTACATGGACTTGTAGAAAAGGTGTGATATATATTGATGGTTCTCATATCAATTATACCATCAAAGCTGGGGATATCATTGAGATATCTTCCAAAGCACCAGTCCTGAAAGTTCTCTTGCCTCATCAGTTATAG
- the LOC100788107 gene encoding NADH kinase isoform X2 — translation MMLENLQILQFLENRRKVHHDAINFCQAILQKKSIEWKAVHRNNLSQPINDVDLVITLGGDGTLLQASHLMDDKIPVLGVNSDPTQIDEVEEFGSEFDARRSTGHLCAAIVENFEQVLDGILEGQIVPSELTRIVMSVNALHLPTFALNDILISHPCPASLSRFSFRIKEGDQPCSPLVNCRSSGLRVSTATGSTAAMQSAGGFPMPILSQDLQYMVREPISPGATSDHMHGLIKPDQTIVATWTCRKGVIYIDGSHINYTIKAGDIIEISSKAPVLKVLLPHQL, via the exons atgatgTTGGAAAATTTGCAGATCTTACAGTTCTTGGAGAATAGGAGAAAGGTGCACCATGATGCAATAAACTTTTGTCAAGCCATTCTGCAAAAAAAGTCAATTGAATGGAAAGCTGTGCACCGTAACAATTTGTCACAGCCCATCAATGATGTTGACCTAGTTATTACACTTGGTGGCGATGGAACTCTTCTGCAGGCCAGCCATTTAATGGATGACAAAATTCCTGTTCTTGGAGTGAATTCTGACCCTACACAAATTGATGAG GTGGAAGAGTTCGGCAGTGAATTTGATGCTCGCAGAAGCACGGGCCATCTTTGTGCTGCTATTGTTGAAAACTTTGAACAA GTTTTAGATGGTATACTTGAAGGTCAAATTGTTCCTTCCGAACTAACAAGGATTGTGATGTCTGTTAATGCACTACACTTGCCAACTTTTGCTCTCAATGATATCTTAATTTCACATCCATGTCCTGCTTCACTTTCTAGGTTCTCCTTCAG AATCAAAGAGGGTGACCAGCCATGTTCTCCTCTAGTTAACTGCAGATCAAGTGGTCTAAGAGTTTCAACAGCTACTGGTTCAACTGCTGCAATGCAATCGGCAGGTGGATTTCCAATGCCCATTTTATCCCAGGATCTCCAATACATGGTAAGAGAACCTATTTCACCGGGGGCAACCTCAGACCATATGCATGGGTTGATCAAACCTGACCAGACAATAGTCGCTACATGGACTTGTAGAAAAGGTGTGATATATATTGATGGTTCTCATATCAATTATACCATCAAAGCTGGGGATATCATTGAGATATCTTCCAAAGCACCAGTCCTGAAAGTTCTCTTGCCTCATCAGTTATAG